A section of the Asticcacaulis sp. EMRT-3 genome encodes:
- a CDS encoding TorF family putative porin: protein MKKILLGAAALAALAFAGSASATTSIAGGTLAYNVAATSDYVFRGDSQSSTKQNTPAIQGGLDYTNGIFYVGTWASNVDWEYSKGTKNLEVEVYGGVRPTYKDFSFDFGLVTYNYGTKELDFSEVKAAVSHPFYKATIGAAFYDNVTWAESGYYEVNASYPLTSKLSISGAVGESALLGSKYTTENLGLTYAFTPIVSLDVRASDTNVPESSAYGPYNKPYKPQLSVTLKAAF from the coding sequence ATGAAAAAAATCCTTTTGGGCGCTGCCGCCCTCGCCGCCCTGGCTTTTGCCGGTTCCGCCTCCGCCACTACCAGCATTGCCGGCGGCACGCTCGCCTACAATGTCGCCGCCACCAGCGACTATGTTTTCCGTGGCGATTCGCAATCCTCGACCAAGCAGAATACGCCTGCTATTCAAGGCGGCCTCGACTACACCAATGGCATCTTCTATGTCGGCACCTGGGCTTCCAATGTTGACTGGGAATATTCCAAGGGCACGAAGAACCTCGAAGTTGAAGTCTATGGCGGCGTTCGCCCGACCTATAAGGATTTCAGCTTCGATTTCGGTCTGGTGACCTATAATTACGGCACCAAGGAACTGGACTTCTCTGAAGTGAAGGCCGCCGTCAGCCACCCCTTCTACAAGGCCACCATCGGTGCCGCCTTCTATGACAATGTCACCTGGGCTGAATCGGGCTATTACGAAGTCAACGCCTCTTATCCGCTGACCAGCAAGCTCAGCATTTCGGGTGCCGTTGGCGAATCCGCCCTGCTGGGCTCCAAGTACACGACCGAAAATCTGGGCCTGACCTACGCCTTCACGCCGATAGTTTCGCTGGACGTGCGCGCTTCGGATACCAATGTGCCTGAGTCGAGCGCCTACGGCCCCTATAACAAGCCTTACAAGCCGCAGCTCTCTGTGACCCTCAAGGCCGCTTTCTGA
- a CDS encoding pitrilysin family protein → MTIPLLEGQTLYQFDNGLRLLVDPMPGLKTFALNALVHGGARFESETQSGWAHLLEHMVFKGAGQRDARALAEAIEHKGGSINASTGYEHTRFEVRGLTSLLPLALEVVSDLMFRPVLDGSELEREKKVIEQEILEAYDTPDDHVFDLLQGAMFEGQALGRPILGSKASLKPARPESLRAFAETLYAPHRIVICVSGGITAQEVYEVARGLMEPVAPHKGFEAPDRLRFTPGRVIQTRRIEQANLTLAFDAIGRLDPDIIPLRLFSEILGGGMASRLFQEARESRGLAYAIDAWATPYRDGGVFGVYAGCAPGDVEPLEDLIRKVMAGLAADPLETELERAKAQFQTSLFLNHESAAARASAFASQLSIFDKVFSLDEVGGEIERIRRDDLARVGGQLAVQSQFASARLGPRAMTGKAA, encoded by the coding sequence ATGACCATTCCCCTTCTTGAAGGCCAGACTCTCTATCAGTTCGATAATGGCCTGCGTCTGCTTGTTGATCCGATGCCCGGCCTGAAAACCTTTGCCCTCAATGCGCTAGTTCATGGCGGAGCGCGCTTTGAATCCGAGACGCAGTCGGGGTGGGCGCATCTGCTCGAACACATGGTCTTCAAGGGAGCGGGCCAACGCGATGCGCGCGCCCTGGCCGAGGCTATAGAGCACAAGGGCGGCAGCATCAATGCCTCCACAGGCTACGAACATACGCGATTTGAAGTGCGCGGCCTGACGAGTCTTCTGCCGCTGGCGCTCGAAGTGGTCAGCGATCTGATGTTCCGCCCGGTTCTCGATGGCAGCGAACTGGAGCGCGAGAAGAAGGTCATCGAGCAGGAGATTCTCGAAGCCTATGATACGCCCGATGATCATGTTTTTGATCTGTTGCAGGGTGCCATGTTCGAAGGTCAGGCGCTGGGGCGGCCTATCCTGGGCAGCAAGGCCAGCCTGAAGCCGGCGCGACCGGAGAGTTTGCGCGCCTTTGCCGAAACCCTCTATGCGCCGCACCGTATCGTGATCTGCGTATCCGGTGGCATTACGGCGCAGGAGGTTTATGAGGTGGCGCGCGGGCTGATGGAACCTGTAGCGCCGCATAAGGGTTTTGAAGCGCCAGACCGCCTGCGCTTTACGCCCGGCCGCGTCATCCAGACCCGCCGCATCGAACAGGCCAATCTGACCCTGGCCTTTGATGCCATAGGCAGGCTCGATCCCGACATTATTCCCCTGCGCCTGTTCAGTGAAATTCTGGGCGGCGGCATGGCGTCGCGCCTGTTTCAGGAGGCCCGCGAATCGCGCGGTCTGGCCTATGCCATCGACGCCTGGGCCACGCCCTATCGTGATGGCGGCGTGTTCGGCGTCTATGCCGGTTGCGCACCCGGCGATGTTGAGCCGCTGGAAGACCTGATTCGCAAGGTGATGGCGGGTTTGGCGGCGGATCCGTTGGAAACCGAACTGGAGCGCGCCAAGGCGCAGTTTCAAACCTCGTTGTTTCTCAATCACGAAAGCGCAGCCGCGCGTGCCTCGGCCTTTGCCAGCCAGTTGTCGATTTTCGACAAGGTGTTCAGCCTCGATGAGGTGGGCGGCGAGATCGAGCGAATCCGCCGTGATGATCTGGCGCGGGTTGGTGGACAATTGGCGGTTCAGTCGCAATTTGCTTCGGCACGACTAGGGCCCAGGGCCATGACGGGCAAGGCGGCCTGA
- a CDS encoding SURF1 family protein codes for MKIGFREWRRAMPRGMTIAVAISFIFLNSLGVWQLYRLQWKEGLIADMARSEAMPPLPAMQLLSQTRPAWRSVRLPSCKVTTDHLIYMHSEMNGTLGYRVLTACPLPQGAILVDLGFMTAKTPLTAQFMPVGRLRPFEKSNAITPVNRPSEQEWYWRSASEMGADLQVPVRDDYFLVLDLKASSVHMPGLVQGPVVAPLRNRHFDYALTWFGLAWALIGMFVSYVYQRAAQNKAATDA; via the coding sequence ATGAAGATCGGTTTTCGTGAGTGGCGGCGCGCCATGCCGCGCGGCATGACCATCGCCGTCGCCATCAGCTTTATTTTTCTCAATAGTCTGGGTGTCTGGCAGCTTTACCGGCTGCAATGGAAGGAGGGGCTGATCGCCGATATGGCGCGCAGCGAGGCCATGCCACCCCTACCGGCCATGCAGCTTTTGTCACAAACCCGGCCCGCCTGGCGCTCGGTTCGGTTGCCTTCGTGTAAGGTGACGACGGACCATCTGATCTACATGCATTCGGAAATGAACGGCACGCTCGGTTATCGTGTGCTGACGGCCTGCCCTCTGCCGCAGGGCGCGATTCTGGTCGATCTGGGCTTCATGACCGCCAAAACGCCTTTGACGGCTCAGTTCATGCCGGTGGGGCGGCTGCGTCCGTTCGAGAAGAGTAATGCCATTACACCGGTGAACCGGCCCAGCGAGCAGGAATGGTACTGGCGTTCGGCGTCCGAAATGGGGGCTGATTTGCAGGTGCCTGTGCGCGACGATTATTTCCTTGTGCTTGACCTGAAAGCGTCCAGCGTCCATATGCCGGGACTGGTACAGGGGCCGGTGGTGGCACCGCTGCGCAACCGCCATTTCGACTATGCCCTGACCTGGTTCGGACTGGCCTGGGCGCTGATCGGTATGTTTGTCAGCTATGTCTATCAACGCGCCGCACAAAACAAGGCTGCCACCGACGCATGA
- a CDS encoding DUF983 domain-containing protein, whose protein sequence is MDDKPQVAARIDYLAAALGRCPVCGKGKLFCSWLKVAEACTVCATPFRAADTGDGPVVFVILIAGFVACAGLLTTFFLFPGWPVTAHLLIWPPFAVLFSLGLMQPLKGLMVASQLRHKVRDE, encoded by the coding sequence ATGGACGATAAGCCGCAAGTCGCCGCCAGAATAGATTATCTGGCAGCGGCCTTGGGCCGGTGTCCGGTGTGTGGCAAGGGCAAGCTGTTTTGTTCCTGGCTCAAGGTGGCGGAGGCCTGCACGGTCTGCGCCACGCCTTTCAGGGCGGCGGATACCGGTGACGGGCCCGTCGTCTTTGTCATTCTGATCGCCGGTTTTGTGGCGTGCGCGGGTTTGCTGACCACGTTTTTCCTGTTTCCCGGCTGGCCCGTCACGGCGCATCTGCTGATCTGGCCACCATTTGCCGTTTTGTTCAGTCTGGGGCTGATGCAACCTTTGAAAGGGCTGATGGTGGCTTCGCAATTGCGTCATAAGGTACGTGACGAATGA
- a CDS encoding cytochrome c oxidase subunit 3, translating into MAQHGVKHDYHIINPSPWPLMGSVSAVLWALGLVTGLRGLFGEPKGTWWLFAVGMAGILLTMVFWWRDVIKESHRGDHTPVVQLGLRYGMIMFIISEVMFFVAWFWIFFDMALFHGQRSGAHEAIDEVKAAWSTWPPAGVETLNPWQLPLVNTLLLLTSGTTVTWAHYALQQGDRKGAKWGLFLTILLGLAFTCVQATEYSEIIREHLFFSEAASSSGLYGSAFFMATGFHGFHVIIGTIFLIVCLIRLLVGDFTPQKHFGFEAAAWYWHFVDVVWLFLFAFIYVIFGGAH; encoded by the coding sequence ATGGCCCAGCACGGCGTTAAACACGATTATCACATCATCAATCCAAGCCCTTGGCCGCTGATGGGCTCGGTTTCGGCGGTTCTGTGGGCGCTTGGCCTCGTCACCGGCCTGCGTGGTCTGTTCGGCGAACCGAAAGGGACATGGTGGCTGTTTGCCGTTGGCATGGCGGGCATCTTGCTGACCATGGTGTTCTGGTGGCGCGATGTCATCAAGGAAAGCCATCGCGGCGACCACACACCGGTGGTTCAGCTTGGCCTGCGCTACGGCATGATCATGTTCATCATTTCGGAAGTGATGTTCTTCGTGGCCTGGTTCTGGATATTTTTTGATATGGCGTTGTTTCATGGCCAACGCTCCGGCGCGCATGAGGCGATCGATGAGGTCAAGGCGGCGTGGTCCACCTGGCCGCCGGCGGGTGTCGAAACGCTCAATCCCTGGCAATTGCCGCTGGTCAATACGCTGTTGCTGCTGACATCTGGCACCACGGTCACCTGGGCGCACTATGCCCTGCAACAGGGTGACCGCAAGGGTGCCAAGTGGGGCCTGTTCCTCACCATCTTGCTGGGGCTGGCCTTCACCTGTGTGCAGGCCACCGAATACAGCGAAATTATACGCGAGCATCTCTTCTTTTCTGAGGCCGCCAGCAGTTCGGGGCTCTATGGCTCGGCCTTCTTCATGGCCACCGGCTTCCACGGTTTTCACGTCATCATCGGCACCATCTTCCTGATCGTCTGCCTGATCCGGCTGCTGGTCGGCGATTTCACGCCGCAAAAGCATTTCGGCTTCGAGGCCGCCGCCTGGTACTGGCACTTCGTTGACGTGGTGTGGTTGTTCCTGTTCGCCTTTATCTATGTGATCTTCGGTGGTGCACACTGA